The Saccharomonospora cyanea NA-134 genome includes a region encoding these proteins:
- the pyrH gene encoding UMP kinase, which translates to MNEDGTARSGYGYRRVLLKLGGEMFGGGSVGVDPNVVHSIAVQIADVVRNGVQVAVVIGGGNFFRGAELSQRGLDRDRADYMAMLGTVMNSLALQDFLEKEGVPTRVQTAITMGQVAEPYIPRRAERHLEKGRVVIFGAGTGMPYFSTDTAAAQRALEIGCDVVLMAKAVDGVYTADPRVDPAAKLFDEITHREVLEQGLKVADATAFSLCMDNNMPIIVFNLLTEGNIARAVSGERIGTLVSTPTHLE; encoded by the coding sequence ATGAACGAGGACGGTACCGCCAGGTCAGGGTACGGTTATCGAAGGGTATTGCTGAAACTGGGCGGCGAGATGTTCGGCGGTGGTTCCGTCGGCGTCGATCCGAACGTGGTGCATTCGATAGCGGTACAGATCGCCGACGTCGTGCGCAACGGCGTGCAGGTGGCTGTCGTCATCGGGGGTGGCAACTTCTTCCGTGGCGCGGAGCTGTCGCAGCGCGGGCTCGACCGGGACCGCGCCGACTACATGGCCATGCTGGGCACGGTCATGAACTCCCTGGCGCTCCAGGACTTCCTGGAGAAGGAAGGCGTGCCCACCAGGGTGCAGACGGCGATCACCATGGGCCAGGTCGCCGAACCCTACATTCCCCGCCGCGCCGAGCGGCATCTCGAGAAGGGCCGCGTCGTGATCTTCGGTGCGGGAACCGGCATGCCGTACTTCTCGACCGACACCGCCGCGGCCCAGCGGGCTCTCGAGATCGGCTGCGACGTGGTACTGATGGCCAAGGCCGTCGACGGCGTCTACACCGCCGACCCGCGCGTCGACCCGGCCGCGAAGCTGTTCGACGAGATCACCCATCGCGAGGTCCTGGAGCAGGGACTCAAGGTCGCCGACGCAACGGCCTTCAGCCTGTGCATGGACAACAACATGCCGATCATCGTGTTCAACCTTCTCACCGAGGGCAACATCGCTCGAGCGGTGAGTGGTGAGAGGATCGGCACATTGGTCAGTACACCCACACATCTGGAGTAG
- a CDS encoding class I SAM-dependent methyltransferase, translated as MRIFGRRTEVVPSPNIWYHADVYERENQVQDVDDAIWEHLATQVPWNGADVVDVGCGAGFHLPRFAATANSVVGIEPHPPLVRRARERMAGRPSVDVLRGTAQRLPLPDASADVVHARTAYFFGPGCEPGLREADRVLRPGGALVIVDLDALLEPYGEWMLADLPRYRPAEVDAFFAEEGFACRRITTRWSFPDRETMEAILRIEFSPRVASRAVVETLRLNRNRTGPFHLPVGYRVLVRRKPAGLVRASKPLAGHGTLTEP; from the coding sequence GTGAGAATCTTCGGCCGCCGGACGGAGGTCGTGCCGAGTCCCAACATCTGGTACCACGCCGACGTCTACGAGCGGGAGAACCAGGTGCAGGACGTCGACGACGCGATCTGGGAGCATCTTGCCACCCAGGTGCCCTGGAACGGCGCCGACGTGGTGGACGTCGGGTGTGGTGCCGGCTTCCATCTGCCGAGGTTCGCCGCCACGGCGAACTCGGTCGTCGGCATCGAACCGCACCCTCCGCTGGTGCGCAGGGCCCGCGAACGCATGGCCGGTCGGCCGTCGGTCGACGTGCTGCGGGGGACGGCGCAGCGGCTGCCCCTGCCGGACGCCTCCGCCGACGTCGTCCACGCGCGGACCGCGTACTTCTTCGGCCCCGGTTGCGAACCGGGGTTGCGTGAGGCGGACCGGGTGCTGCGACCGGGCGGTGCGCTCGTGATCGTGGACCTCGACGCCCTGCTCGAACCCTACGGCGAGTGGATGCTCGCGGACCTGCCCCGATACCGGCCCGCCGAGGTGGACGCGTTCTTCGCCGAGGAGGGCTTCGCGTGCCGGCGCATCACGACTCGGTGGTCGTTTCCGGACCGGGAGACCATGGAGGCCATCCTGCGGATTGAGTTCAGCCCGAGGGTGGCTTCGCGGGCCGTGGTGGAGACGCTGCGACTCAACCGGAACCGCACCGGGCCGTTCCATCTGCCGGTGGGTTATCGCGTGCTCGTGCGGCGCAAACCGGCCGGTCTCGTACGGGCGTCGAAGCCGCTGGCCGGGCATGGGACACTGACAGAGCCATGA
- the rlmN gene encoding 23S rRNA (adenine(2503)-C(2))-methyltransferase RlmN, with translation MTALPLVFDAPRRGLPRRHLADLTVAERAEAVAELGEKPFRAKQLSHHYFSRLTADPEAMTDIPAASRQRLVDELMPSLLTQVRVVDCDGGSTRKTLWRAHDGTLVESVLMRYPDRATLCISSQAGCGMACPFCATGQGGLTRNLSTAEIVDQVRAAAAVMRDGLMPGPDGAPAPGRLSNIVFMGMGEPLANYKRVLAAVRRITDPSPAGLGISQRSVTVSTVGLAPAIRKLADEGLQVRLAVSLHTPDDELRDELVPVNNRWSVDEVLRAARYYADRTGRRVSIEYALIRDINDQPWRADLLAERLREHLGQLVHVNVIPLNPTPGSKWDASPKPVEREFVRRVNAGGVACTVRDTRGQEIAAACGQLAAEG, from the coding sequence ATGACTGCATTACCCCTGGTCTTCGACGCACCCCGCCGTGGTCTGCCCCGGCGCCATCTCGCCGACCTCACAGTGGCCGAACGGGCCGAGGCCGTCGCCGAGCTCGGCGAGAAACCGTTCCGCGCGAAGCAGCTCTCGCACCACTACTTCTCCCGGCTCACCGCCGACCCGGAGGCGATGACCGACATTCCCGCGGCGTCACGGCAGCGTCTCGTCGACGAGTTGATGCCGTCGCTGCTGACGCAGGTCCGTGTCGTGGACTGCGACGGCGGCAGCACGAGGAAGACGTTGTGGCGGGCGCACGACGGCACGCTGGTGGAGAGCGTCCTGATGCGGTACCCGGACCGCGCCACGCTGTGTATCTCCAGCCAGGCGGGTTGCGGTATGGCCTGCCCGTTCTGCGCGACCGGGCAGGGCGGGCTGACCCGCAATCTGTCGACCGCCGAGATCGTCGACCAGGTGCGGGCCGCGGCCGCCGTGATGCGCGACGGTCTGATGCCGGGGCCCGACGGCGCACCGGCTCCCGGTCGGCTGTCGAACATCGTGTTCATGGGCATGGGCGAGCCTCTGGCGAACTACAAGCGCGTGCTCGCGGCGGTGCGCCGCATCACCGACCCCTCGCCCGCCGGGCTGGGCATCTCGCAGCGGTCGGTGACGGTGTCCACCGTGGGCCTGGCCCCGGCCATCCGGAAACTCGCCGACGAGGGGCTGCAGGTCCGTCTCGCCGTGTCGCTGCACACTCCGGACGACGAGCTGCGTGACGAACTCGTGCCGGTGAACAACCGGTGGTCGGTCGACGAGGTGCTGCGGGCGGCCCGCTACTACGCTGATCGCACCGGCAGGCGGGTGTCCATCGAGTACGCGCTCATCCGCGACATCAACGACCAGCCTTGGCGGGCGGACCTGCTGGCGGAACGGCTGCGCGAGCACCTCGGCCAGCTGGTGCACGTGAACGTCATCCCGCTGAACCCGACACCGGGCAGCAAGTGGGACGCGAGCCCGAAGCCTGTGGAACGGGAGTTCGTGCGCCGGGTCAACGCGGGTGGTGTCGCCTGCACGGTGCGTGACACGCGGGGCCAGGAGATCGCTGCCGCCTGTGGACAACTGGCTGCCGAGGGATGA
- the ispG gene encoding flavodoxin-dependent (E)-4-hydroxy-3-methylbut-2-enyl-diphosphate synthase translates to MTVDLGLPATPPPVLSERRKTRQLQVGSVGVGSDHPISVQSMTTTVTADVNATLQQIAELTAAGCDIVRVACPSADDAEALPAIAAKSKIPVIADIHFQPKYVFAAIEAGCAAVRVNPGNIKKFDDKVAEIAQAAKDHGTPIRIGVNAGSLDPRLLKKHGKATPEALAESALWEASLFAEHDFHDLKISVKHNDPVVMVRAYEILAEQCDYPLHLGVTEAGPAFQGTIKSAVAFGALLRQGIGDTIRVSLSAPPVEEVKVGTQILQSLNLRPRKLEIVSCPSCGRAQVDVYKLADEVTAGLDGLEVPLRVAVMGCVVNGPGEAREADLGVASGNGKGQIFVKGEVIKTVPEHQIVETLITEAMRIAEENGDVAGSGEPVVTVS, encoded by the coding sequence ATGACCGTCGACCTGGGTTTGCCCGCCACGCCTCCTCCCGTTCTCTCCGAACGTCGCAAGACCCGACAACTCCAGGTGGGGTCCGTCGGGGTCGGAAGCGACCACCCGATCTCGGTGCAGTCGATGACGACCACCGTCACGGCGGACGTCAACGCGACGCTCCAGCAGATCGCCGAGCTGACGGCCGCGGGGTGCGACATCGTCCGCGTGGCGTGCCCGAGTGCCGACGACGCGGAGGCGCTACCCGCGATCGCGGCGAAGTCGAAGATCCCGGTGATCGCCGACATCCACTTCCAGCCGAAGTACGTGTTCGCCGCCATCGAGGCGGGGTGCGCGGCGGTGCGCGTGAACCCGGGCAACATCAAGAAGTTCGACGACAAGGTCGCCGAGATCGCGCAGGCAGCGAAGGACCACGGGACGCCCATCCGCATCGGCGTCAACGCGGGCTCCCTCGACCCGCGCCTGCTGAAGAAGCACGGCAAGGCCACCCCGGAGGCGCTGGCCGAGTCGGCGCTGTGGGAGGCGTCGCTGTTCGCCGAACACGACTTCCACGACCTGAAGATCTCGGTGAAGCACAACGACCCGGTCGTGATGGTGCGCGCCTACGAGATCCTCGCCGAGCAGTGCGACTACCCGCTGCACCTCGGTGTCACCGAGGCGGGCCCGGCCTTCCAGGGCACCATCAAGTCGGCCGTGGCCTTCGGGGCGCTCCTGCGGCAGGGCATCGGTGACACGATCCGGGTGTCGCTGTCCGCGCCTCCCGTGGAGGAGGTGAAGGTCGGCACGCAGATCCTTCAGTCGCTGAACCTGCGGCCTCGCAAGCTGGAGATCGTGTCCTGCCCGTCGTGCGGGCGTGCGCAGGTGGACGTGTACAAGCTGGCCGACGAGGTCACCGCGGGTCTGGACGGCCTGGAGGTGCCGCTGCGGGTGGCCGTGATGGGCTGTGTCGTCAACGGTCCGGGTGAGGCCAGGGAGGCCGACCTCGGCGTGGCGTCCGGCAACGGCAAGGGCCAGATCTTCGTCAAGGGCGAGGTCATCAAGACCGTGCCCGAGCACCAGATCGTGGAGACCCTCATCACCGAGGCCATGCGGATCGCCGAGGAGAACGGGGACGTCGCGGGCAGTGGAGAGCCGGTCGTCACGGTGAGCTGA
- a CDS encoding VOC family protein, whose translation MSLGTTVTTPDSPSGTPCWVELSAPDTSAARAFYGALFGWEFHVKGDPVGGDGRYTIAVRDGVQAAGIYQASPGQPTGWSVHLRVAGAANTAQWVEHLGGAVRLGPVDIPERGTVLHAVDPSGAPVVFWQPPPGWAFGAQLPGMFSGADLNTHDGFAADEFYCKLFGFTNEQIGGDGIDYAEWRIGHEPVLYRCVIDDGSSAVPPHWLIYFEADPLLGTDALAETARGLGGGVLAEPYDTPFGRTALLTDPDGALFAVIDHSRPVDLGAGRAEVDDPHDD comes from the coding sequence ATGTCCCTCGGCACAACCGTCACCACACCCGACTCACCCTCGGGAACACCGTGCTGGGTCGAACTCTCCGCGCCGGACACCTCGGCCGCCCGCGCCTTCTACGGCGCGCTGTTCGGGTGGGAGTTCCACGTCAAGGGCGACCCAGTCGGCGGCGACGGCCGCTACACCATCGCCGTTCGCGACGGCGTGCAGGCCGCAGGTATCTACCAGGCGTCCCCGGGTCAACCCACCGGCTGGTCGGTCCACCTCCGTGTGGCCGGCGCCGCCAACACCGCACAGTGGGTGGAGCACCTCGGCGGCGCGGTCCGGCTCGGGCCGGTCGACATCCCGGAGCGCGGGACGGTGCTGCACGCCGTCGATCCGAGCGGGGCGCCCGTGGTGTTCTGGCAGCCACCGCCCGGTTGGGCCTTCGGCGCGCAGCTCCCCGGCATGTTCAGCGGGGCCGACCTCAACACCCACGACGGGTTCGCGGCCGACGAGTTCTACTGCAAGCTGTTCGGATTCACCAACGAGCAGATCGGCGGCGACGGCATCGACTACGCGGAATGGCGCATCGGCCACGAACCCGTGCTCTACCGGTGCGTCATCGACGACGGGTCCTCCGCCGTGCCGCCCCACTGGCTCATCTACTTCGAGGCCGACCCGTTGCTGGGTACCGACGCGCTCGCCGAGACGGCGCGCGGGCTCGGCGGCGGAGTGCTGGCCGAGCCCTACGACACACCGTTCGGCCGCACCGCGCTGCTCACCGATCCGGACGGGGCACTGTTCGCGGTGATCGACCACTCCCGTCCAGTCGATCTCGGGGCCGGTCGGGCGGAGGTCGACGACCCGCACGACGACTGA
- a CDS encoding DUF2631 domain-containing protein, with protein sequence MAGKAVEKRTGTEVDPRDEPSAEWGWHGAFPKAARAGAVAAAAIMFLMLIGNHQNRTEDVVLIITGVGILLGVLFDVRRSRTAWRR encoded by the coding sequence GTGGCAGGCAAGGCTGTCGAGAAGCGCACCGGTACCGAGGTCGACCCCAGGGACGAGCCGTCGGCCGAGTGGGGCTGGCACGGCGCCTTCCCCAAGGCAGCACGCGCAGGCGCGGTGGCCGCGGCGGCGATCATGTTCCTGATGCTGATCGGCAACCACCAGAACCGCACCGAAGACGTCGTGCTGATCATCACCGGTGTCGGCATCCTGCTGGGCGTGCTGTTCGACGTGCGCCGTAGCCGCACCGCCTGGCGTCGCTGA
- a CDS encoding M50 family metallopeptidase — MLVYILGVALFALGICVSVALHEAGHMVAAKSFGMKVRRYFVGFGPTVFSFKRGETEYGLKWIPLGGFCDIAGMTALDEVTPDEAPRAMWRFKTWKRTVVLAAGSFTHFVLGFIVLYLMAVSMGLPNISDKPVIDEVSDCVRSATTPQEWNDPTCRASDPAPAKAAGLKPGDEVVAVGGTPTETWQDLLGAVQRAEGPTDVRVLRDGEALTLTVDVARVTRPTAEGGTEQLGAIGASQALMLPYGPGEAFGGSAAFTGELLVQTWERLLEFPEKIPAVVEAIFGGERDPETPVSVVGASRIGGEAVEQGLWEVFFLLLASLNFFVGIFNLLPLLPLDGGHIAVTWYERVRDWIRKLRGKAAGGPVDYTKLSAVTGVVMVIGGAIVLLTVTADIVNPIRLIQQ, encoded by the coding sequence GTGCTCGTCTACATCCTGGGGGTCGCACTCTTCGCGCTCGGCATCTGCGTGTCCGTCGCGCTGCACGAGGCCGGTCACATGGTGGCCGCCAAGTCCTTCGGCATGAAGGTGCGCCGCTACTTCGTGGGCTTCGGCCCGACGGTGTTCTCGTTCAAGCGGGGCGAGACGGAGTACGGCCTGAAGTGGATCCCGCTCGGCGGGTTCTGCGACATCGCCGGGATGACGGCGCTGGACGAGGTCACGCCCGACGAGGCTCCCCGGGCGATGTGGCGCTTCAAGACGTGGAAACGCACGGTGGTGCTCGCCGCCGGGTCGTTCACGCACTTCGTGCTGGGCTTCATCGTGCTCTACCTCATGGCCGTCTCGATGGGGCTGCCGAACATCTCCGACAAGCCGGTCATCGACGAGGTGTCCGACTGCGTGCGCAGCGCCACCACGCCGCAGGAGTGGAACGACCCGACGTGCCGGGCTTCCGATCCGGCCCCGGCCAAGGCGGCGGGGCTGAAGCCCGGTGACGAGGTGGTCGCGGTCGGTGGCACTCCCACGGAGACCTGGCAGGACCTGCTGGGCGCCGTGCAGAGGGCCGAGGGACCCACCGACGTGCGTGTGCTGCGTGACGGCGAGGCTCTGACCCTCACCGTCGACGTGGCGAGGGTGACGCGCCCCACTGCCGAGGGCGGCACGGAGCAACTGGGGGCCATCGGCGCGTCCCAGGCGCTCATGCTGCCGTACGGGCCGGGGGAGGCGTTCGGTGGCTCGGCCGCGTTCACGGGCGAGCTGTTGGTGCAGACCTGGGAACGGCTGCTGGAGTTCCCGGAGAAGATCCCGGCCGTCGTCGAGGCCATCTTCGGCGGGGAGCGTGACCCGGAGACCCCCGTCAGTGTGGTGGGCGCGAGCCGTATCGGTGGCGAGGCCGTGGAACAGGGACTGTGGGAGGTGTTCTTCCTCCTGCTCGCGAGCCTGAACTTCTTCGTCGGCATCTTCAACCTGTTGCCACTGTTGCCGCTCGACGGTGGGCACATCGCCGTGACCTGGTACGAACGAGTGCGCGACTGGATTCGCAAGCTTCGGGGCAAGGCGGCTGGCGGTCCCGTCGACTACACCAAGCTCAGCGCGGTCACGGGGGTGGTGATGGTGATCGGTGGCGCCATCGTGTTGCTCACCGTGACGGCCGACATCGTGAACCCCATCCGGCTCATCCAACAGTAG
- the rpsB gene encoding 30S ribosomal protein S2 — MAVVTMKQLLDSGVHFGHQTRRWNPKMKRYILTERNGIYIIDLQQTLSYIDRAFEFVKETVAHGGTILFVGTKKQAQEAIANEALRVGMPFVNQRWLGGMLTNFQTVHKRLQRLKELESQEQTGGFQGLTKREILTLTREKDKLERTLGGIRDMSKVPSAVWIVDTKKEHIAVNEARKLNIPVVAILDTNCDPDEVDYPIPGNDDAIRSAALLTKVVAEAAAAGLMARSGRNGAAAEGEDKPAVATDEPLPEWEQELLAGSEAAGSEQSSEQTPAS; from the coding sequence ATGGCCGTCGTCACCATGAAGCAGTTGCTCGATTCCGGCGTGCACTTCGGGCACCAGACCCGCCGCTGGAACCCGAAGATGAAGCGCTACATCCTCACCGAGCGCAACGGCATCTACATCATCGACCTGCAGCAGACGCTGTCCTACATCGACCGTGCCTTCGAGTTCGTGAAGGAGACGGTCGCCCACGGCGGCACGATCCTGTTCGTCGGTACCAAGAAGCAGGCCCAGGAGGCCATCGCCAACGAGGCGCTGCGCGTGGGCATGCCCTTCGTCAACCAGCGTTGGCTGGGCGGCATGCTGACCAACTTCCAGACCGTGCACAAGCGCCTTCAGCGCCTCAAGGAGCTGGAGTCGCAGGAGCAGACCGGCGGTTTCCAGGGGCTGACGAAGCGCGAGATCCTGACGCTCACCCGTGAGAAGGACAAGCTGGAGCGGACCCTCGGTGGTATCCGCGACATGTCCAAGGTGCCCAGCGCTGTGTGGATCGTCGACACCAAGAAGGAGCACATCGCCGTCAACGAGGCGCGCAAGCTCAACATCCCGGTCGTCGCGATCCTCGACACCAACTGCGACCCGGACGAGGTCGACTACCCGATCCCCGGTAACGACGACGCCATCCGCTCGGCGGCTCTGCTCACCAAGGTGGTCGCGGAGGCCGCGGCCGCGGGTCTGATGGCGCGTTCCGGACGCAACGGTGCCGCTGCCGAGGGCGAGGACAAGCCCGCCGTGGCGACGGACGAGCCGCTCCCCGAGTGGGAGCAGGAGCTGCTGGCCGGTTCCGAAGCCGCGGGCTCGGAGCAGTCGAGCGAGCAGACCCCCGCCTCCTGA
- the tsf gene encoding translation elongation factor Ts: MANYTAADVKRLRELTGSGMMDCKKALEENDGDFDKAVEHLRIKGAKDVGKRAERATAEGLVAGDGGVLIELNSETDFVAKNEEFGALADKIVEAAKKLRTSDTEQLKGAEFEEGKTVAEAIQELSAKIGEKLELRRVVSFEGQVNTYLHRRGAGLPPAVGVLIEYTGDNADAARTAALQVAALKPKYLTRDEVPADVVENERRIAEQTAREEGKPEQALPKIIEGKVNAFYKDTVLLEQPSVTDNKKTVKALLDEAGVTVTRFARFEVGQA, translated from the coding sequence ATGGCTAACTACACCGCGGCAGACGTCAAGCGCCTCCGCGAGCTCACGGGCTCGGGCATGATGGACTGCAAGAAGGCCCTGGAGGAGAACGACGGCGACTTCGACAAGGCCGTCGAGCACCTGCGCATCAAGGGCGCCAAGGACGTCGGCAAGCGTGCCGAGCGGGCCACCGCCGAGGGGCTCGTGGCCGGTGACGGCGGCGTGCTGATCGAGCTCAACTCGGAGACCGACTTCGTCGCGAAGAACGAGGAGTTCGGCGCGCTGGCCGACAAGATCGTCGAGGCTGCGAAGAAGCTGCGCACCAGCGACACGGAGCAGCTCAAGGGCGCCGAGTTCGAGGAAGGCAAGACCGTCGCCGAGGCGATCCAGGAGCTGTCGGCCAAGATCGGCGAGAAGCTGGAACTGCGTCGTGTGGTCAGCTTCGAGGGCCAGGTCAACACCTACCTGCACCGCCGTGGCGCAGGCCTGCCCCCGGCGGTCGGCGTGCTGATCGAGTACACCGGTGACAACGCGGACGCCGCCCGTACCGCGGCGCTCCAGGTCGCGGCGCTGAAGCCGAAGTACCTCACCCGCGACGAGGTTCCCGCGGACGTCGTCGAGAACGAGCGTCGGATCGCCGAGCAGACCGCCCGCGAGGAGGGCAAGCCCGAGCAGGCGCTGCCGAAGATCATCGAGGGTAAGGTCAACGCCTTCTACAAGGACACCGTGCTGCTGGAGCAGCCGTCGGTCACGGACAACAAGAAGACGGTGAAGGCCCTGCTCGACGAGGCGGGCGTGACCGTCACCCGGTTCGCGCGTTTCGAGGTCGGCCAGGCATAG
- a CDS encoding phosphatidate cytidylyltransferase: MTTVSDHQGEREDAAEPDGSEEPGRRPSRAGRDLPAAIAVGVALGAAILGSLFTVRYLFIGIIAAAIAVGTIELAGAFRRAAGVRISLVPVLVGGQAMIWLAWPFGQQGAVTAFVVTVIACLLWRLPSGAEGYLRDVSASVFAAAYLPLFASFAAMLVPPEDGVGRVLSFMIVVVACDTGGYVAGVLSGKHPMAPTISPKKTWEGFAGSLTAGITGGALSVALLLDGQAWQGVVFGAAIVLTATLGDLMESLIKRDLGIKDMGNTLPGHGGLMDRLDSLLPSAVVSWLLLSAFVPV, encoded by the coding sequence ATGACAACAGTGAGCGACCACCAGGGGGAGCGCGAGGACGCGGCCGAACCCGACGGGTCAGAGGAACCGGGCAGGAGACCGTCCAGAGCCGGACGGGATCTCCCTGCCGCGATCGCAGTCGGGGTCGCGCTTGGCGCGGCGATCCTGGGGTCTTTGTTCACCGTCCGATACCTGTTCATCGGCATCATCGCGGCGGCGATCGCGGTCGGCACGATCGAGTTGGCCGGTGCCTTCCGCCGAGCGGCAGGGGTGAGGATCTCGCTGGTCCCCGTCCTCGTCGGCGGGCAGGCGATGATCTGGCTGGCGTGGCCGTTCGGCCAGCAGGGCGCGGTGACGGCGTTCGTCGTGACCGTGATCGCATGCCTGCTGTGGCGGCTGCCGTCGGGCGCCGAGGGTTACCTCCGCGATGTCAGCGCGTCGGTGTTCGCGGCAGCCTACCTACCGTTGTTCGCGTCGTTCGCGGCGATGCTCGTACCGCCCGAGGACGGCGTCGGCAGGGTGCTGTCGTTCATGATCGTGGTCGTCGCGTGCGACACGGGCGGCTACGTCGCGGGCGTGTTGAGCGGCAAGCATCCGATGGCACCCACCATCAGCCCGAAGAAGACGTGGGAGGGTTTCGCGGGCTCCCTCACCGCCGGGATCACGGGTGGAGCGTTGTCGGTGGCTCTGCTGCTCGACGGACAGGCCTGGCAGGGTGTGGTCTTCGGCGCGGCGATCGTGCTGACGGCGACGCTCGGTGACCTGATGGAGTCGCTCATCAAACGCGATCTCGGCATCAAGGACATGGGCAACACGCTGCCAGGGCACGGCGGGTTGATGGACCGCCTGGACTCGCTGCTGCCGTCGGCTGTCGTGTCGTGGTTGCTGTTGAGCGCGTTCGTTCCGGTGTAG
- the dxr gene encoding 1-deoxy-D-xylulose-5-phosphate reductoisomerase translates to MVTMTVTTSSPRTVLVLGSTGSIGTQALDVTGRNPELFRVVGLAAGGSDPRALAAQVIEHEVEAVAITRSTAVEDLQLALYAEAQKRDYARGEFRLPRVFAGPDAVEELIDAVPADVVLNGMPGSQGLGPTLGALKSGATLALANKESLIAGGPLVRAAARPGQIVPVDSEHSALAQALRGGRAEEVDRLVLTASGGPFRGRTREQMANVTVEDALAHPTWAMGQLVTINSATLVNKGLELIEAHLLFDIPCERIDVVVHPQSIVHSMVTFTDGSTLAQASPPDMRLPIALALGWPDRVPGAVRPCRWDQAATWTFEPVDDVAFPAVELARHVGSAGGCLPAVFNAANERLVAEFVAHNTSFTSIVDTVAQVVEAADEWRRPPRDLADVLAAEQWARDRAATIMSGGK, encoded by the coding sequence ATGGTCACCATGACCGTCACCACGAGTTCCCCCCGGACCGTGCTGGTGCTGGGCTCCACTGGCTCCATCGGCACGCAGGCCCTCGACGTCACAGGGCGCAATCCCGAACTGTTCCGGGTGGTCGGTCTCGCCGCGGGCGGCTCGGACCCGCGAGCCCTGGCCGCGCAGGTGATCGAGCACGAGGTCGAGGCCGTGGCGATCACCCGGTCGACGGCGGTTGAGGACCTCCAGCTCGCGCTCTACGCCGAGGCGCAGAAACGTGACTACGCGCGTGGTGAGTTCCGCCTGCCCCGGGTCTTCGCCGGACCGGACGCGGTGGAGGAACTCATCGACGCGGTGCCCGCCGACGTGGTGCTCAACGGTATGCCGGGTTCGCAGGGACTCGGACCGACTCTGGGTGCGCTGAAGAGCGGCGCGACACTCGCGTTGGCGAACAAGGAGTCACTCATCGCGGGTGGGCCTCTGGTGCGGGCCGCGGCGCGGCCGGGCCAGATCGTGCCGGTCGACTCGGAGCACTCGGCGCTCGCGCAGGCGCTGCGGGGCGGGCGTGCCGAGGAGGTCGACCGGCTGGTGCTCACGGCGTCGGGCGGCCCGTTCCGGGGTCGTACGCGGGAGCAGATGGCGAACGTCACGGTGGAGGACGCGCTGGCCCACCCGACGTGGGCCATGGGACAGCTCGTCACGATCAACTCGGCGACCCTGGTGAACAAGGGACTCGAGTTGATCGAGGCGCACCTGCTGTTCGACATCCCGTGCGAGCGGATCGACGTGGTGGTGCACCCGCAGTCGATCGTGCACTCGATGGTGACGTTCACCGACGGCTCGACGTTGGCGCAGGCCAGCCCGCCCGACATGAGGTTGCCCATCGCGCTCGCGCTGGGCTGGCCCGACCGGGTGCCGGGTGCCGTGCGGCCCTGCCGTTGGGACCAGGCGGCCACCTGGACGTTCGAGCCCGTGGACGACGTCGCGTTCCCCGCGGTGGAGCTGGCCCGCCACGTCGGCTCCGCGGGCGGGTGCCTGCCCGCCGTGTTCAACGCGGCGAACGAGCGGCTCGTCGCCGAGTTCGTCGCACACAACACCAGCTTCACGTCCATCGTGGACACTGTTGCCCAGGTCGTCGAGGCCGCTGACGAGTGGCGCCGCCCGCCCCGTGACCTGGCCGACGTCCTCGCTGCGGAACAATGGGCGCGCGACCGTGCGGCCACGATCATGTCGGGAGGGAAGTAG
- the frr gene encoding ribosome recycling factor, with the protein MIDETLFDAEEKMEKAVSFAKEDLASVRTGRATPAMFSRIVVEYYGAPTPLNQLASVNIPEARMAVVKPYDASQLAAIEKAIRDSDLGVNPTNDGNIIRVVIPQLTEERRKEMVKVAKSKGEEARVSIRGVRRKAKEELDRIAKDGEAGEDEVARAEKELQNLTDRYVHQVDELVKHKEAELLEV; encoded by the coding sequence GTGATCGACGAGACCCTCTTCGACGCCGAAGAAAAGATGGAAAAAGCGGTCTCCTTCGCCAAGGAGGACCTGGCTTCGGTGCGTACCGGCAGGGCGACTCCTGCGATGTTCTCGCGCATCGTCGTCGAGTACTACGGTGCTCCCACGCCTCTCAACCAGCTCGCGAGCGTCAACATCCCCGAGGCGCGGATGGCTGTCGTCAAGCCGTACGACGCCTCGCAGCTCGCCGCGATCGAGAAGGCGATCAGGGACTCCGACCTCGGCGTCAACCCCACGAACGACGGCAACATCATCCGGGTCGTGATTCCGCAGCTGACGGAGGAACGCCGCAAGGAAATGGTGAAGGTCGCCAAGAGCAAGGGCGAGGAAGCCCGTGTCTCCATCCGTGGCGTTCGCCGGAAGGCCAAGGAGGAACTCGACCGGATCGCCAAGGACGGCGAGGCTGGCGAGGACGAGGTCGCCAGGGCCGAGAAGGAGCTGCAGAACCTGACGGACCGTTACGTTCACCAGGTCGACGAGCTCGTCAAACACAAGGAAGCCGAGCTCCTCGAGGTCTGA